From Candidatus Manganitrophus morganii, the proteins below share one genomic window:
- a CDS encoding Glu/Leu/Phe/Val dehydrogenase, which produces MDIEQEKRHEPEYMTPIYRMAVTQFDQAADQLKLDPNVRKRLVVPKRAIMVSVPIRMDDSHIEVFHGYRVHHDNTLGPSKGGIRYHPEVNLGEVCALAMWMTWKCALMGLPFGGAKGGISCDPNAFSRNELQRLTRRYTAEIIQFIGPDVDVPAPDVGTNEQVMAWMMDTYSQFKGYSIPEIVTGKPIVIGGSLGRIEATGRGVVYCIMEAFNHLGTRPEGKKIVVQGFGNVGSNVAKVLHQEGCQIIAVSDVRSGVYNPKGLDIPALLQYLSHSRFIEGFPGGEPITNRALLELPCDVLVPAALSGQITEENAGRISCTILAEAANGPTTPAADLILQDRGIFLIPDILANAGGVTVSYFEWVQDLQNFFWKEKEINEKLREIMSSAFNAVLTLAQEEKVSMRMAALMLAIRKIASAKLARGVFP; this is translated from the coding sequence ATGGACATCGAACAAGAAAAACGGCACGAGCCGGAGTATATGACCCCCATTTACCGGATGGCGGTGACGCAGTTTGACCAGGCGGCCGACCAGCTCAAGCTCGATCCGAACGTCCGGAAGCGTCTTGTGGTTCCGAAACGGGCGATCATGGTCTCCGTTCCGATTCGAATGGATGACTCACATATCGAAGTGTTTCACGGCTATCGGGTCCATCACGACAATACCCTCGGCCCTTCCAAAGGAGGGATTCGGTATCATCCTGAAGTGAATCTCGGCGAGGTCTGTGCGCTGGCGATGTGGATGACCTGGAAATGCGCATTGATGGGCCTTCCCTTCGGCGGCGCCAAGGGAGGAATCAGCTGCGATCCAAACGCCTTTTCGCGAAACGAGCTGCAGCGGCTGACCCGGCGATATACCGCGGAGATCATCCAGTTCATCGGGCCGGATGTGGATGTCCCCGCCCCGGATGTCGGCACCAACGAGCAGGTGATGGCCTGGATGATGGATACCTACAGCCAGTTCAAAGGCTACTCCATCCCGGAAATCGTCACCGGCAAGCCGATCGTCATCGGCGGCTCCCTCGGGCGGATCGAAGCGACCGGCCGCGGCGTGGTCTACTGCATCATGGAGGCGTTTAATCATCTCGGAACGAGACCGGAAGGGAAAAAGATCGTTGTTCAGGGGTTTGGGAATGTCGGATCGAACGTCGCGAAGGTCCTTCATCAAGAAGGGTGTCAGATTATTGCCGTCAGCGATGTCCGCTCCGGTGTTTACAATCCGAAGGGGCTCGATATCCCGGCCCTGCTTCAATATCTCTCGCACAGCCGGTTTATCGAGGGATTTCCCGGCGGAGAGCCGATCACGAACCGCGCGTTGCTGGAGCTCCCCTGTGATGTCCTGGTGCCGGCCGCCCTTTCGGGCCAGATCACGGAGGAGAACGCCGGGCGGATTTCATGCACCATTCTGGCGGAGGCGGCGAATGGGCCGACGACCCCCGCGGCCGATCTCATCCTTCAAGATCGAGGAATCTTTTTGATCCCCGACATCCTGGCCAATGCCGGCGGGGTGACGGTCTCTTACTTCGAATGGGTACAGGATCTTCAGAACTTTTTCTGGAAGGAAAAAGAGATCAACGAAAAGCTGCGGGAGATCATGTCGAGCGCCTTCAACGCGGTTTTAACCCTCGCTCAAGAAGAAAAGGTCAGTATGCGAATGGCGGCGCTGATGCTCGCCATCCGTAAAATCGCCAGCGCCAAGCTGGCGCGCGGCGTTTTCCCCTGA
- the moaC gene encoding cyclic pyranopterin monophosphate synthase MoaC, translating to MAETELTHFNQEGRARMVDVSGKADTHRTAVATGMVYMKPETLARIQAGQIAKGDVLAVAQVAGVMGAKRTPDLIPMCHPLLLTNVDIHFEIHPAENGGPAAVQINATVKTSGQTGVEMEAVTAVTVTALTIYDMCKAIDKGISFGQIGLLSKSGGKSGTYTRPEPFPK from the coding sequence ATGGCGGAAACCGAGTTAACCCACTTTAATCAAGAAGGCCGGGCGCGAATGGTCGACGTGTCCGGAAAGGCCGACACCCATCGCACGGCAGTGGCGACCGGCATGGTTTATATGAAACCCGAAACCTTGGCCCGGATTCAAGCGGGACAAATTGCGAAGGGCGATGTCCTCGCCGTGGCCCAGGTGGCCGGCGTCATGGGGGCCAAGCGGACGCCCGACCTGATCCCGATGTGCCATCCTCTGCTTCTCACCAATGTCGATATTCATTTCGAAATCCATCCTGCGGAAAATGGGGGCCCGGCCGCCGTCCAAATCAACGCCACCGTCAAAACCTCCGGCCAGACCGGTGTGGAGATGGAAGCGGTCACGGCCGTCACGGTGACCGCGCTGACGATTTACGACATGTGCAAGGCGATCGATAAGGGGATCAGCTTCGGTCAGATCGGTCTTCTCTCCAAAAGCGGCGGCAAGTCAGGAACCTATACCCGTCCCGAGCCCTTCCCGAAATGA
- a CDS encoding methyltransferase: protein MKKKTTRKKTEKSKATPSRKKSKETFDPMKVMSISSAYWQSKILHTAQRLNIFTRLKDRSATATELAAEIPADPRGLDILLIAATSMGLLDRKKEKYRNTPFAKTFLVSGSPRYQGGIVSMFDSWYGAWGDLDQAVLTGKPVVDKPHDQGPEALRSYIYGMHYRAIAQGDLLARKIDFSGRRQLIDIAGGPGTFCMKFCERNPKLSATVFDLPQTLEVTREIVGSFGMLDRVTLKPGNYLEDSFGKGYDALLLSSMFNQESPQVIKEIFRKAYEALDQKGMILIQDQMLNRDKTGPMLSALIGVNQLVHTPGGAAYSEKELADWMKGVGFRKIKPVPLPSPSPFTVLVGEKP from the coding sequence GTGAAGAAAAAAACAACCCGAAAAAAAACGGAGAAGAGTAAGGCAACGCCTTCCCGCAAAAAGAGTAAAGAAACCTTCGACCCGATGAAGGTGATGAGCATCAGCTCGGCCTACTGGCAGTCGAAGATCCTCCACACCGCCCAACGATTGAACATCTTCACCCGGCTGAAGGATCGGTCGGCGACGGCGACGGAATTGGCGGCCGAGATACCGGCCGATCCGCGCGGATTGGACATCCTCCTCATCGCGGCGACGTCGATGGGCCTGCTCGACCGGAAAAAGGAGAAGTACCGAAACACCCCTTTCGCGAAAACCTTCCTGGTCAGCGGAAGCCCCCGATACCAGGGGGGAATCGTTTCGATGTTCGACAGCTGGTACGGCGCCTGGGGCGATCTTGATCAGGCCGTCCTGACCGGCAAGCCGGTGGTCGACAAACCGCACGACCAGGGCCCGGAAGCGCTCCGGAGCTATATCTATGGAATGCACTACCGCGCCATCGCCCAAGGGGATCTGCTGGCGCGCAAGATCGATTTTTCGGGAAGACGCCAGTTGATCGACATCGCCGGGGGGCCCGGCACCTTCTGCATGAAGTTCTGCGAGCGAAATCCGAAACTTTCCGCGACGGTCTTCGATCTTCCGCAGACGTTGGAAGTCACGCGCGAAATCGTCGGCTCGTTCGGGATGCTCGACCGGGTTACCCTCAAACCGGGCAACTACCTTGAGGATTCTTTTGGAAAAGGATACGACGCTCTGCTCCTCTCCTCGATGTTCAATCAGGAGTCCCCTCAAGTGATCAAAGAGATCTTCCGAAAAGCCTATGAAGCGCTCGATCAAAAGGGGATGATCCTCATCCAAGATCAGATGCTTAATCGGGATAAGACCGGCCCGATGCTGTCGGCGCTGATCGGGGTCAACCAGCTGGTCCATACGCCGGGAGGCGCGGCCTACTCGGAGAAAGAGCTCGCCGATTGGATGAAGGGGGTCGGATTCAGGAAGATCAAACCGGTTCCCCTCCCTTCCCCGAGTCCCTTCACCGTTTTAGTCGGAGAGAAACCATAA
- a CDS encoding PilZ domain-containing protein translates to MENRRKQKRVPLLTVARITPHGLQKTVDAMIRDVSIYGMGVYVKGPYQKGDLLLVKISVKTEEGEAIDESLYGQVVWATALKAAGQYAIGLEFHDMEKKNPALYAYIKRLEKLQN, encoded by the coding sequence ATGGAGAATCGCAGAAAACAGAAGCGGGTTCCGCTCCTGACTGTGGCCCGCATCACACCGCACGGTCTTCAAAAAACGGTCGATGCGATGATTCGTGATGTTTCGATCTATGGAATGGGGGTTTACGTCAAAGGTCCTTACCAAAAGGGGGATCTGCTGCTCGTGAAAATATCAGTGAAGACCGAAGAAGGGGAGGCGATCGACGAATCGCTCTACGGTCAAGTGGTTTGGGCCACTGCACTTAAAGCAGCGGGTCAATATGCCATCGGGCTGGAGTTTCACGATATGGAAAAGAAGAACCCCGCCCTTTATGCTTACATCAAACGCTTGGAGAAACTCCAGAATTGA
- a CDS encoding zinc dependent phospholipase C family protein, which yields MRNFDMRGPTRKKTAEGRGSSGRRKRWITPLILSFVVLLFSDEAAYAWGVGMHMMHGSTLLQNLQWLTGSLVQVLRAFPRDFLYGCVSADIFIGKGSKYHADHCHNWSTARRLLQQADDPRLQSFACGYIAHLAADIIAHNVYVPNQLYLTSSTTRLGHIYWELRADEFADQKYWKQVLDILSGANDQSDRFVQEIVKKDLVSFDMKKKLFTHAVKLYDLGKRQQAVSLVSRNSRWDVPQQYVQSLNRKCLNLIVNVLNHPEDSICYRYDPIGSQRLAEAKRLRQFSKRIHRKEPTDYIFDPPAEIESFFCCHAHSEVSSSVGTLRSESLGHIHLT from the coding sequence ATGAGGAACTTCGATATGCGGGGACCGACGCGGAAGAAAACCGCTGAAGGGAGAGGTTCGAGCGGACGGAGAAAACGATGGATCACGCCGCTGATTCTGTCATTCGTTGTTTTGCTCTTCTCGGATGAGGCGGCCTATGCCTGGGGGGTCGGCATGCACATGATGCATGGATCGACCCTCCTGCAAAATCTTCAATGGCTGACCGGATCATTGGTTCAGGTTTTGCGCGCCTTCCCGCGAGATTTCTTATACGGCTGCGTCAGCGCCGATATCTTTATCGGCAAAGGTTCCAAATATCATGCCGATCATTGCCACAACTGGTCGACCGCCCGGCGGCTTCTCCAACAGGCGGACGATCCCCGTTTGCAGTCGTTCGCGTGCGGCTACATCGCTCACCTGGCCGCCGACATCATCGCCCATAACGTTTACGTTCCGAACCAGCTCTATCTGACCTCTTCCACCACGCGACTGGGCCATATTTATTGGGAGCTCCGCGCGGACGAATTCGCCGATCAAAAATATTGGAAGCAGGTCCTCGATATCCTCTCGGGGGCCAACGATCAGAGCGACCGCTTCGTCCAGGAGATCGTCAAAAAAGACCTGGTCTCATTCGATATGAAGAAAAAGCTCTTTACCCACGCCGTCAAGCTGTATGACTTGGGGAAACGCCAGCAGGCCGTTTCTCTGGTCTCGCGGAACTCGCGTTGGGATGTTCCTCAGCAATATGTCCAGTCACTCAACCGAAAATGTCTCAACTTGATCGTCAATGTTTTGAACCATCCGGAAGACTCGATCTGCTATCGGTATGATCCGATCGGGAGTCAGCGCCTGGCCGAGGCAAAAAGATTGCGTCAATTCTCAAAACGGATTCATCGCAAAGAACCGACCGACTATATCTTCGATCCGCCCGCAGAGATCGAGAGCTTCTTTTGCTGTCACGCCCATTCCGAGGTATCTTCCTCGGTCGGCACCCTGCGCTCCGAATCCTTGGGTCACATCCATCTAACATAG
- a CDS encoding histidine phosphatase family protein, whose translation MRTKEQATSFLFLRHGATDFPENRYYCDSVEDPALNPVGLKQAAGWPDRLQGKSIAALYVSPSRRTQETARPTADRLGLKIETTEGLRERTFGSWDGLTNEVIQQRFPEEWSAWKKDPLHFTTAGGESLVGFAKRVDETIQTLLARHAGQTVLLVTHVGPIRMIVAAALGMALENQKRLVVGSCSLTQIDYTASWPNLVFFSLRPE comes from the coding sequence ATGAGGACAAAAGAACAAGCGACATCGTTTTTATTCCTCCGCCATGGAGCCACCGATTTTCCGGAGAATCGATATTATTGTGATTCGGTGGAAGATCCGGCGCTCAATCCGGTCGGCCTGAAACAGGCCGCCGGCTGGCCCGATCGGCTTCAAGGAAAATCGATTGCCGCGCTTTATGTCAGCCCCTCGCGCAGGACACAAGAGACGGCCCGGCCGACCGCCGATCGGCTCGGATTGAAGATTGAAACTACTGAAGGACTCCGAGAGCGGACCTTCGGATCGTGGGACGGGCTGACGAACGAGGTCATTCAACAACGCTTCCCGGAGGAGTGGTCAGCCTGGAAGAAAGACCCGCTCCATTTCACAACGGCGGGAGGGGAGTCGCTTGTCGGTTTTGCCAAGCGGGTCGATGAGACGATTCAGACCCTATTAGCGCGCCATGCGGGCCAGACGGTCCTCCTGGTGACGCACGTCGGACCGATTCGGATGATCGTCGCCGCGGCGCTCGGGATGGCGCTTGAAAATCAAAAACGGCTCGTGGTCGGTTCCTGCTCGTTAACACAGATTGATTATACGGCCAGTTGGCCCAACTTGGTCTTTTTTTCGCTCCGACCGGAGTGA
- a CDS encoding CBS domain-containing protein: protein MSLRELIHSDIKKTGPTTTLVETAQMMRRYKIGSVFVEDGGQYIGIVTESDLVRKGLTKEVSPETPTRSVMHVPLLDIDVEKSPIEANHLMHLNGIRHLAVSESGKIVGMISVRDLVRYFSNDKKSPLHAMTDIVKPLTVLVRRDIQTVDSFATAQEAARKMDEKKIGSLMVVDEKRYVGIITETDLVRKVIGYGLSASKIPVGVIMNTPVLDIDLSRTIQEANEIMATKGVRHLAVTERGEIIGILSIRDLIGMISIRDLPRFFSNQK, encoded by the coding sequence ATGTCATTAAGGGAGCTGATTCACTCCGATATAAAAAAGACGGGTCCGACGACCACCCTGGTCGAGACGGCCCAAATGATGCGACGGTACAAAATCGGCTCCGTTTTTGTAGAAGACGGGGGACAATATATCGGCATCGTTACGGAGAGCGATCTGGTCCGGAAAGGGCTGACCAAGGAGGTTTCTCCCGAGACCCCGACCCGCTCCGTCATGCATGTGCCGTTGCTTGACATCGACGTTGAAAAATCGCCGATCGAAGCGAATCATTTGATGCATCTGAACGGAATCCGGCATCTCGCCGTTTCAGAAAGTGGAAAGATCGTCGGAATGATCTCCGTCCGGGACCTGGTCCGGTATTTCTCGAACGACAAAAAAAGCCCCCTGCACGCCATGACCGATATCGTCAAACCGCTGACCGTTTTAGTCCGTCGTGACATTCAAACGGTTGACTCCTTTGCGACGGCCCAGGAAGCGGCGCGAAAAATGGATGAGAAGAAAATCGGTTCGTTGATGGTCGTTGACGAGAAACGGTACGTCGGAATCATCACCGAGACCGATCTGGTCCGAAAGGTGATCGGTTACGGGCTGAGCGCCTCTAAAATCCCGGTCGGGGTGATCATGAATACGCCGGTTCTCGATATCGACCTTTCACGGACGATTCAAGAGGCCAACGAGATTATGGCGACGAAGGGGGTCCGGCACCTGGCCGTGACCGAGAGAGGAGAGATCATCGGCATTCTTTCCATCCGAGATCTGATCGGCATGATCTCGATCCGCGACCTTCCCCGTTTTTTTTCGAACCAAAAATAA
- a CDS encoding NTP transferase domain-containing protein, with amino-acid sequence MDAFVLAGDRGASHQILGTNKALLKLEGYPLFIHVLKALDEVAEIDRIYLIGPQKKMMEEIEQALPYTLFFKKIEVLEQKNSLIENILAAYSRSLPGYQDGMDVHRLNHGDPPGLFLPADIPLITPAEIREFISKADMEESDYCLGVTPEEALTPFYPKADQPGMKMAYVYTRTQAYRLNNLHLARPLRIGAGRDIQQLYDHRYQKYLGNRIRIMLEILKRPGWPSVLKSYLLAQAAVSLAQSNRSGLAALFRRSLALSKVEREISRFLGTRFKVVETNIGSAALDIDDEASYRTLSTRFREWREFFAKFNQGQEGGACPFRTEACG; translated from the coding sequence ATGGACGCATTTGTTTTAGCGGGCGACCGCGGGGCAAGCCACCAGATCCTGGGAACGAACAAAGCTCTCCTTAAATTGGAGGGATATCCTCTCTTCATTCATGTTCTCAAAGCCTTGGATGAAGTGGCTGAAATCGACCGTATCTATCTCATCGGTCCCCAAAAAAAGATGATGGAAGAGATCGAACAAGCCCTTCCCTATACGCTCTTCTTCAAGAAAATCGAAGTCCTTGAACAAAAGAACAGTCTCATCGAGAATATCCTGGCCGCCTACAGCCGTTCCCTGCCAGGTTATCAAGACGGCATGGACGTTCATCGGCTGAACCACGGCGATCCGCCCGGCCTCTTCCTTCCCGCCGATATTCCTCTGATCACGCCCGCTGAAATTCGGGAATTCATTTCCAAAGCGGATATGGAAGAATCGGATTACTGTCTCGGCGTCACACCGGAAGAAGCGCTGACCCCCTTCTATCCGAAAGCAGACCAGCCTGGGATGAAGATGGCCTACGTCTACACACGCACGCAGGCCTATCGGCTGAATAATCTCCATCTGGCCCGTCCGCTTCGCATCGGAGCGGGGCGGGACATTCAACAACTCTATGATCATCGTTACCAGAAATACCTCGGAAATCGAATCCGGATTATGCTCGAAATTTTAAAACGGCCGGGATGGCCGAGCGTATTGAAATCTTACCTGTTGGCTCAAGCGGCCGTTTCCCTCGCGCAATCCAACCGTTCCGGACTGGCCGCACTATTCCGCCGGTCCCTTGCTCTTTCCAAAGTGGAGCGGGAAATAAGCCGCTTCCTGGGAACCCGCTTCAAAGTGGTCGAAACAAATATCGGCAGCGCTGCCTTGGATATCGACGACGAGGCCAGTTATCGAACCCTCTCCACGCGCTTTCGAGAATGGCGTGAATTTTTCGCAAAGTTTAATCAAGGACAAGAAGGGGGCGCTTGTCCGTTTCGAACGGAAGCATGCGGATGA
- a CDS encoding ATP-binding cassette domain-containing protein: MIQIEHLIKEYASGRKAVDDISFQVPSGEVFGFLGPNGAGKTTTIKILTTLLRPTSGTVRVAGYDVVENPLAVRMSFGYVGQQSGVDPAMTVRENLLLQGKLYHLPASSLQERMIFLLDLLDMKGTIDLWVGALSGGMKRKLDIATALIHEPKLLFLDEPTLGLDPQSRSDLWSYLRRLNREQGVTLFLTTHYLDEVDQLAHRVGILNHGRVQTIGTPDQLKDSLGADCVHLTFKQPLSESVVASFRQKEWIKEVIRQENQLRLYLENGKGLLPRLLQCVDELGLTAETVVLTRPTFDDVFLKYTGKNFADEDKKENDSAGWGSWGKKWDNNSGENEWAKKWQKEGESGESGKEWGSEWKKKETGSEKEWGNQWKQPEPKDPAADAPAKPEEPSEKKWPQGEWPQGEWKKDQGWNKK, from the coding sequence ATGATCCAGATCGAGCACCTGATAAAAGAATACGCCTCCGGACGAAAAGCAGTCGACGATATCAGCTTTCAAGTTCCCTCAGGCGAAGTCTTCGGCTTCCTCGGCCCCAACGGGGCCGGAAAAACGACCACCATCAAAATCTTGACGACCCTTCTCCGACCCACCTCCGGGACGGTCCGGGTGGCCGGCTATGATGTCGTCGAAAATCCGCTGGCGGTTCGAATGTCGTTCGGGTATGTCGGTCAGCAAAGCGGCGTCGATCCGGCGATGACGGTCCGCGAAAATCTTCTTCTTCAAGGAAAACTCTACCACCTCCCCGCATCTTCTCTCCAGGAAAGAATGATCTTTTTGCTCGATCTGCTTGATATGAAAGGGACGATCGATCTCTGGGTGGGGGCCTTGTCGGGCGGGATGAAGCGGAAGTTGGATATCGCCACCGCGCTGATTCACGAACCCAAACTCCTCTTCCTCGATGAGCCGACGTTGGGACTCGATCCACAAAGCCGATCCGACCTTTGGAGTTATCTCCGCCGGCTGAACCGGGAACAGGGGGTCACCCTCTTTTTAACAACGCATTACCTTGACGAAGTCGATCAGCTGGCCCACCGGGTTGGGATTTTAAATCACGGAAGGGTTCAAACGATCGGAACCCCCGATCAGCTCAAAGATAGTCTCGGCGCGGACTGCGTTCACCTCACTTTCAAACAGCCCCTTTCCGAATCGGTCGTCGCCTCCTTTCGCCAAAAGGAATGGATCAAAGAAGTTATCCGCCAGGAAAATCAGCTTCGCCTCTACCTGGAGAACGGGAAAGGACTTCTTCCCCGTCTGCTCCAGTGTGTGGACGAACTCGGCTTGACTGCGGAGACCGTCGTTTTAACCCGTCCCACTTTCGATGATGTCTTTTTAAAATACACCGGCAAAAATTTCGCGGACGAAGACAAAAAAGAAAACGACTCCGCCGGATGGGGCTCCTGGGGGAAAAAATGGGACAACAATTCCGGCGAAAACGAGTGGGCTAAGAAATGGCAGAAGGAAGGGGAATCGGGGGAGTCGGGCAAAGAGTGGGGAAGCGAGTGGAAGAAGAAAGAAACCGGCTCGGAAAAAGAGTGGGGCAACCAATGGAAACAGCCGGAACCGAAGGATCCCGCGGCCGATGCCCCGGCGAAACCTGAAGAACCCTCCGAGAAAAAGTGGCCGCAAGGGGAGTGGCCCCAGGGCGAGTGGAAGAAGGATCAAGGATGGAACAAAAAATAG
- a CDS encoding ABC transporter permease: MEQKIVVAPTSTPVPASGMPVKWLVADTAALLKKYLLMTWRMPIWTFFGLVQPLLWLIIFGQLFKNLSRLPGFPEADYIQFLAPGVIVMTVLFGSSWSGVNLLRDLTFGIMEKLLVAPISRTAIVLSRLLHAGLTVVIQVFLLVGVAALLGAGFPRGAGLFWIWVAVLLLAIGFSAVSNALAMILKKEEPLVVMGNMLTLPLLFFSPALVPTDFMPVWMQMVSRINPATYGVEAVRASYRGVFDASFFISMAVLGLFTFVSVISAVSIFSQDRS, translated from the coding sequence ATGGAACAAAAAATAGTTGTCGCCCCAACATCGACCCCGGTTCCGGCGTCAGGAATGCCGGTGAAATGGCTGGTGGCCGATACTGCAGCCCTCCTCAAAAAATATCTTCTGATGACATGGCGGATGCCGATCTGGACCTTCTTCGGACTGGTCCAGCCGCTTCTCTGGTTGATCATCTTCGGTCAATTGTTCAAGAACCTCTCGCGCCTTCCCGGCTTCCCAGAAGCCGATTACATCCAGTTCCTCGCACCGGGGGTGATCGTCATGACCGTGTTGTTCGGCTCTTCCTGGTCGGGGGTGAACCTGCTTCGAGACCTGACTTTTGGAATCATGGAAAAACTTCTGGTCGCCCCGATCTCCCGGACCGCCATTGTTTTGAGCCGTCTGTTGCATGCGGGGCTGACGGTCGTCATCCAGGTTTTTCTCTTGGTCGGCGTGGCCGCCTTGCTTGGGGCCGGCTTTCCCCGCGGAGCGGGTCTCTTCTGGATCTGGGTTGCCGTGCTTCTCCTTGCGATCGGCTTTTCCGCCGTCTCGAATGCGCTCGCGATGATCCTGAAAAAAGAAGAGCCGTTGGTCGTGATGGGAAACATGTTGACGCTCCCCCTCCTTTTCTTCTCCCCGGCGCTGGTGCCGACCGATTTCATGCCGGTTTGGATGCAGATGGTCAGCCGGATCAATCCGGCCACTTATGGAGTGGAAGCGGTCCGCGCCTCGTATCGGGGCGTTTTTGACGCCTCCTTTTTCATCAGCATGGCGGTGCTCGGCCTGTTTACATTCGTTTCAGTCATCTCAGCCGTTTCCATCTTTAGTCAGGATCGCTCTTAG